The Erythrobacter aurantius genome includes a window with the following:
- the recO gene encoding DNA repair protein RecO, whose protein sequence is MNLSAPAILIASRAHGESAAIARLLTEEYGLVAGYVAGGRGRQLRPVMIPGNAVEVELRARSDSQLPFARLELSESRAPWMTEPLPASAIQWACALTASTLPERNPYPALYSALDALLTAICHAPSARGWLPAMVAYEAMLLGELGYGGQKPDMAGDFDAQFQAFRQLHRPIRDHLLDGRARDVMAARVTLGERLARMVGG, encoded by the coding sequence ATGAACCTTTCCGCGCCCGCAATCCTCATCGCATCGCGTGCCCACGGCGAAAGCGCCGCGATCGCGCGGCTGCTGACCGAGGAATATGGCCTTGTCGCGGGCTATGTCGCGGGTGGGCGAGGGCGGCAATTGCGCCCGGTGATGATCCCCGGCAACGCGGTGGAGGTGGAACTGCGCGCCCGCTCCGACAGCCAGCTGCCGTTTGCCCGGCTCGAACTCAGCGAAAGCCGCGCTCCGTGGATGACCGAGCCTTTGCCCGCGAGCGCGATCCAGTGGGCCTGCGCGCTCACCGCCAGCACGCTGCCCGAACGCAATCCTTACCCCGCGCTCTATTCCGCGCTCGACGCGCTGCTGACCGCGATCTGCCATGCCCCGTCTGCGCGCGGATGGTTGCCCGCCATGGTCGCATACGAGGCGATGCTGCTGGGCGAGCTGGGGTATGGCGGGCAAAAGCCCGACATGGCGGGGGATTTCGACGCGCAGTTTCAGGCATTCCGCCAGCTTCATCGTCCGATCCGCGATCACCTGCTTGATGGTCGCGCCCGCGATGTTATGGCTGCAAGGGTGACGCTGGGCGAACGCCTTGCGCGGATGGTGGGAGGATGA
- a CDS encoding S9 family peptidase encodes MLRTVLLSSAAALAAFAPFHAHAQEETFGGAKGADMSIEAMEPDGGAITIGRAGEYPADIARYLLATGPGAANLSPDGKTIAFAWDVTGESELWVMPATGGQPRQVTFKTGVFAPRWTPDGSALFYSADRDGNEQPGYFTITPDGSTETEVLPAARGDFRIFGDFAADGSFVYASTARGTGVFDIYRGTMSGESELIVESELGLAARSISPDGKYALVTETVGEDADNLYLLDLATKEMTTISKPTVEDRASHTLGSFAWKGDSSAFAFSTNVGREFGALTVYRIDEAEFQMVEPSDADVENVEVCGADGEIIAYTENRDGFDTLRLRNAGDGSDLPVPALPEGKYQLDCEGNEDPMLMVRVNGWQTPGEIWMIDPVEGTGEKVFAANLAGLDPARLVRPQVVRYPARDGVELQGLLYLPEGAGKGADAPPVIFDVHGGPSGQSMATFDPVTQYHVARGVAVFQPNVRGSTGLGRTYSTLDDREKRLDSISDLVDLKAALAADGLIDGDRAAVMGGSYGGYAVNAVLAEYPGEFAAGVSLYGVADWVTALEVASPSLKAADRIEYGDITEQRWRDFYSVNSPIRKADQITVPVLFSHGVMDPRIDIYETEVMVKTLRANGVEAPFIRIPDEGHGWRKLANQLFYFRKQAEFIEAQLGLAQGE; translated from the coding sequence ATGCTTCGCACCGTCCTGCTTTCGTCCGCCGCAGCCCTTGCGGCCTTCGCGCCGTTCCATGCCCATGCGCAGGAAGAGACATTCGGCGGGGCCAAGGGCGCGGACATGTCGATCGAGGCGATGGAGCCGGACGGCGGCGCGATCACCATCGGGCGCGCGGGCGAATATCCGGCTGACATTGCGCGCTATCTGCTCGCCACCGGACCGGGTGCGGCCAATCTTTCGCCCGACGGGAAAACCATCGCCTTCGCCTGGGACGTGACCGGGGAAAGCGAATTGTGGGTGATGCCTGCAACCGGCGGACAGCCCCGGCAGGTGACGTTCAAGACCGGCGTTTTCGCCCCGCGCTGGACTCCAGACGGATCGGCGCTGTTCTATTCCGCTGATCGCGACGGCAATGAACAGCCCGGCTATTTCACCATCACGCCCGACGGCAGCACCGAAACCGAAGTGCTTCCCGCAGCGCGCGGCGATTTCCGCATCTTCGGCGATTTCGCCGCCGACGGCAGCTTCGTCTACGCCTCCACCGCACGCGGAACGGGCGTGTTCGACATCTATCGCGGCACCATGTCGGGTGAGAGCGAGCTGATCGTCGAAAGCGAACTGGGCCTTGCCGCCCGCTCGATCTCGCCTGACGGCAAATACGCGCTGGTGACGGAGACGGTGGGCGAGGATGCCGACAATCTCTACCTCCTCGATCTCGCCACCAAGGAGATGACCACGATCTCCAAGCCTACGGTTGAGGACCGTGCCAGCCACACGCTCGGCAGCTTTGCCTGGAAAGGGGATTCGAGCGCCTTTGCCTTTTCCACCAATGTCGGCCGCGAATTCGGCGCGCTGACGGTCTATCGGATTGACGAAGCCGAATTCCAGATGGTCGAGCCGTCCGACGCCGATGTCGAGAATGTCGAGGTCTGCGGCGCGGACGGGGAAATCATCGCCTACACCGAAAACCGCGACGGCTTCGACACGCTGCGGCTGCGCAATGCGGGTGATGGCAGCGATCTGCCCGTGCCTGCCTTGCCCGAAGGCAAATACCAGCTCGACTGCGAAGGCAACGAGGACCCGATGCTGATGGTGCGGGTCAACGGCTGGCAGACGCCGGGTGAAATCTGGATGATCGACCCGGTCGAAGGGACGGGCGAGAAAGTCTTTGCCGCGAACCTTGCCGGGCTCGATCCCGCCCGGCTCGTGCGGCCGCAGGTGGTGCGTTATCCGGCGCGTGACGGGGTGGAATTGCAGGGTCTGCTGTATCTGCCCGAAGGCGCAGGGAAGGGCGCGGATGCCCCTCCGGTGATTTTCGACGTGCACGGCGGGCCTTCGGGGCAATCGATGGCGACGTTCGATCCGGTAACGCAATATCACGTCGCGCGCGGCGTGGCGGTGTTCCAGCCGAATGTGCGCGGTTCGACCGGGCTGGGCCGGACCTATTCGACCCTCGACGACCGGGAAAAGCGGCTCGATTCGATCAGCGATCTGGTCGATCTGAAGGCGGCGCTGGCGGCTGACGGGCTGATCGACGGTGATCGTGCGGCGGTGATGGGCGGTTCCTATGGCGGCTATGCGGTGAATGCGGTGCTGGCCGAATATCCGGGCGAATTTGCCGCCGGTGTCTCGCTTTACGGTGTGGCCGACTGGGTCACCGCGCTGGAGGTTGCCTCGCCATCGCTGAAAGCGGCCGACCGGATCGAATATGGCGACATCACCGAACAACGCTGGCGCGATTTCTACAGCGTCAATTCGCCGATCCGCAAAGCCGACCAGATCACCGTGCCGGTGCTGTTCTCACATGGGGTGATGGACCCGCGCATCGACATCTACGAAACCGAGGTGATGGTGAAGACGCTGCGCGCCAACGGGGTGGAGGCACCCTTCATCCGCATCCCGGACGAAGGCCACGGCTGGCGCAAGCTGGCCAACCAGCTGTTCTATTTCCGCAAGCAGGCTGAATTCATCGAAGCGCAACTGGGGCTTGCCCAAGGGGAATAA
- a CDS encoding accessory factor UbiK family protein produces MQSENPIIADFVKLANSAAGTMAGMTREARENAREKLREAMGGMDYVTREEFETVKAMAQKAREQADALEAKLAALEAKLGK; encoded by the coding sequence ATGCAAAGCGAAAACCCGATCATCGCCGACTTCGTAAAACTCGCCAACAGCGCGGCAGGCACCATGGCCGGCATGACGCGTGAAGCGCGTGAGAACGCCCGTGAAAAACTGCGCGAGGCGATGGGCGGCATGGATTACGTCACCCGCGAGGAATTCGAGACGGTCAAGGCGATGGCGCAAAAGGCGCGCGAACAGGCCGACGCTCTCGAAGCCAAGCTGGCCGCGCTTGAGGCAAAGCTGGGCAAGTAA
- a CDS encoding TspO/MBR family protein, translating into MNFLASKAQLRASFLRWALFLVPLIVLLGFTAGQFGSPQTAWFQGLVKPAIFPPTMWFGIVWSVLYVMIGLSLALVVSAWGAAGRGVAIIVFAIHFIGNLAWTPVFFGMQNMWGGLYVLIYAVITLIAVIAVFWRVRRVAALLLIPYLAWASFATVLNYQFIVENPDGGTHAEEGAVERIEL; encoded by the coding sequence ATGAACTTTCTTGCTTCGAAAGCGCAATTGCGGGCGAGTTTCCTGCGCTGGGCGCTGTTCCTGGTGCCGCTCATCGTCCTGCTGGGCTTTACCGCCGGTCAATTCGGCAGCCCGCAAACCGCGTGGTTCCAGGGGCTGGTAAAGCCGGCGATCTTCCCGCCCACCATGTGGTTCGGCATCGTCTGGAGCGTCCTGTACGTGATGATCGGCCTGTCGCTGGCGCTGGTGGTGAGCGCATGGGGCGCGGCCGGACGCGGCGTGGCGATCATCGTCTTCGCCATCCATTTCATCGGCAATCTGGCATGGACCCCGGTGTTCTTCGGCATGCAGAACATGTGGGGCGGGCTGTATGTGCTGATCTACGCCGTGATAACGCTGATCGCGGTGATCGCGGTGTTCTGGCGGGTACGCCGGGTCGCGGCCTTGCTGCTGATCCCCTATCTCGCATGGGCCAGTTTCGCGACGGTTCTGAATTACCAGTTCATCGTCGAAAACCCCGATGGCGGAACCCATGCGGAAGAAGGCGCGGTGGAGCGGATAGAGCTTTAG
- a CDS encoding DUF6969 family protein, translating to MTPVEAAHTVIETITQMAQERKPLMLRVVPEDGAKFWKHYPEKDARDKFCKSRWYYHVHAAGNRDTDEHGHFHLFLHRTQLPEGLEPKVWPPLGEKAKAHVTHLIALSIDTQGIPRSWFTVNHFVTNEFLYPADVMIEHLPDFNVDHTAEDDLVNRFVTAMVALYRDEIAELIRERDARQAELVAEFGDKAYTKASGVEVLSQIPIDLDAKLSSIDFG from the coding sequence ATGACCCCAGTCGAAGCAGCTCACACCGTAATCGAAACCATCACCCAGATGGCGCAGGAGCGTAAACCGCTCATGCTGCGCGTCGTGCCCGAAGACGGCGCGAAGTTCTGGAAGCACTATCCGGAAAAGGACGCGCGCGACAAATTCTGCAAATCGCGCTGGTATTACCATGTCCATGCCGCCGGCAACCGGGATACGGACGAACACGGCCATTTCCACCTGTTCCTCCACCGCACCCAATTGCCCGAAGGGCTGGAGCCGAAAGTGTGGCCGCCGCTGGGCGAAAAGGCCAAGGCGCACGTCACCCATCTGATCGCCCTGTCGATCGACACGCAGGGCATTCCGCGCAGCTGGTTCACCGTGAACCACTTCGTGACCAATGAATTCCTCTATCCCGCCGATGTGATGATCGAGCACCTGCCCGACTTCAACGTCGATCACACGGCGGAGGATGATCTGGTCAACCGCTTCGTCACCGCGATGGTGGCGCTTTATCGTGACGAGATCGCCGAACTGATCCGCGAACGCGATGCGCGGCAGGCCGAACTGGTCGCCGAATTCGGGGACAAAGCCTACACCAAGGCAAGCGGGGTCGAAGTGCTGTCCCAGATCCCGATTGATCTGGACGCGAAGCTTTCGAGCATCGACTTCGGCTGA
- a CDS encoding TlyA family RNA methyltransferase, with protein sequence MTKLAKSSKKKRVDHLLVERDLAESRTRAQALVMAGLVFSGEEKIAKPGQQIAEDAPLEVRGRDHPWVSRGGIKLAHAIEHFGLNPAGAVAMDVGSSTGGFTDVLLTHGAEHVFAVDSGTNQLAWKLRQDERVTVLEQTSARILTRDHITRDCNWVVCDASFISLSKVLEVPLALAARECRLVALIKPQFEVAREEVGKGGVVRDAALHSRVCDEVSQWLQGLEWDIEGIVESPITGPQGNVEFLVSAKRS encoded by the coding sequence ATGACCAAGCTTGCGAAATCCTCGAAAAAGAAGCGCGTCGATCACCTGCTGGTCGAACGCGACCTTGCCGAAAGCCGCACCCGCGCACAGGCGCTGGTGATGGCGGGGCTGGTTTTTTCGGGCGAGGAAAAGATTGCCAAGCCGGGGCAGCAGATCGCCGAGGATGCGCCATTGGAAGTGCGCGGGCGCGATCATCCCTGGGTCAGCCGGGGCGGGATCAAGCTGGCGCATGCGATCGAACACTTCGGCCTAAATCCGGCAGGCGCGGTAGCGATGGATGTCGGCAGTTCGACCGGCGGCTTTACCGATGTGCTGCTCACCCACGGGGCGGAGCATGTCTTCGCGGTGGATTCGGGGACGAACCAGCTCGCGTGGAAACTGCGGCAGGATGAACGCGTCACGGTGCTGGAACAGACCAGTGCGCGCATCCTCACCCGCGATCACATCACCCGCGATTGCAACTGGGTGGTTTGCGATGCGAGCTTCATCAGCCTTTCCAAAGTGCTGGAGGTTCCGCTTGCGCTGGCGGCGCGGGAGTGCCGTCTGGTCGCGCTGATCAAGCCGCAATTCGAAGTCGCTCGCGAGGAAGTAGGCAAGGGCGGAGTGGTGCGCGACGCGGCCTTGCACAGCCGCGTGTGCGACGAGGTTTCCCAATGGCTGCAAGGGCTTGAGTGGGATATCGAAGGGATCGTCGAAAGCCCGATCACCGGCCCGCAGGGCAACGTGGAGTTTCTGGTGAGTGCAAAGCGAAGCTGA
- a CDS encoding branched-chain amino acid aminotransferase — protein sequence MQFETIPHPSPTPDDVRTAAIADPGFGKVFTDHMVTIDYDEDKGGWHNAQIGPRQPIPLDPAASVLHYAQEIFEGMKAYRHPDGSFALFRPEENARRFNASARRMAMPEIPEELFLEAVRLAVKTDADWMPSVEGGSLYIRPFMFASEAFLGVRPAKQYKFVVILVSSGNYFKGGVNPVKIWVSQDYVRAAPGGTGAAKTGGNYAASLVPQAEAIAHGCDQVVFLDAAEKKWVEELGGMNLFFVRRDGSVITPPLTGTILPGITRDSLIAMLREEGLEVREEPYSIAQWREEAESGELLETLACGTAAVVTPVGTVASPAGEFTIGTGGIGQMAQKMREKLTGIQNGAVEDKHGWVMRV from the coding sequence ATGCAATTCGAGACGATCCCGCACCCTTCACCCACGCCCGATGACGTTCGCACGGCAGCGATTGCCGATCCCGGCTTCGGCAAGGTTTTCACCGATCACATGGTCACCATCGACTATGACGAAGACAAAGGCGGCTGGCACAATGCGCAGATTGGCCCGCGCCAGCCCATCCCGCTCGATCCGGCGGCATCGGTGCTGCATTATGCGCAGGAAATCTTCGAAGGGATGAAGGCGTACAGGCACCCCGACGGCAGCTTCGCGCTGTTCCGGCCGGAGGAAAACGCGCGCCGTTTCAACGCGTCGGCCCGGCGCATGGCCATGCCGGAAATCCCGGAGGAACTGTTCCTCGAAGCCGTGCGGCTCGCGGTGAAGACCGATGCGGACTGGATGCCCAGCGTCGAAGGCGGCTCGCTCTATATCCGCCCCTTCATGTTCGCATCCGAAGCGTTCCTGGGCGTGCGTCCGGCGAAGCAGTACAAGTTCGTCGTGATCCTCGTTTCCAGCGGCAATTACTTCAAGGGCGGCGTGAACCCGGTGAAGATCTGGGTTTCGCAGGATTACGTGCGCGCGGCCCCCGGTGGCACCGGCGCGGCCAAGACCGGCGGCAACTACGCGGCCAGCCTTGTCCCGCAAGCCGAAGCGATCGCGCATGGCTGCGATCAGGTCGTGTTCCTTGATGCGGCGGAGAAAAAATGGGTCGAGGAACTGGGCGGAATGAACCTGTTCTTCGTGCGCCGCGACGGCAGCGTCATCACGCCCCCGCTCACCGGCACGATCCTGCCCGGCATCACCCGCGACAGCCTGATCGCGATGCTGCGCGAGGAAGGGCTTGAGGTGCGCGAGGAGCCTTACTCCATCGCCCAGTGGCGCGAGGAAGCGGAGAGCGGCGAACTGCTCGAAACCTTGGCTTGCGGCACAGCGGCGGTTGTCACCCCCGTCGGCACGGTGGCTTCACCCGCCGGAGAATTCACCATCGGCACGGGCGGCATCGGCCAGATGGCGCAGAAAATGCGCGAGAAACTGACCGGCATCCAGAACGGCGCGGTCGAGGACAAACACGGCTGGGTGATGCGGGTTTGA
- the trhO gene encoding oxygen-dependent tRNA uridine(34) hydroxylase TrhO: MSAPDRLTPITVAALYKFTPFADPAALREPLLAACEEVGVKGTLLLANEGINGTISGTDNAIAAVLDHIRSLPGCADTEVKFSHAPEMPFHRMKVRLKREIVTMGQPDIDPRHSVGRYVDPQDWNALISDPDTVVIDTRNDYEVAVGTFEGAVDPTTQSFRDFPKWFREHREELLTGKKRVAMFCTGGIRCEKSTSFLRAEGIEDVFHLKGGILKYLEEVPPEESKWQGDCFVFDERVTVRHGLEPGEYGLCRACRRPVSAEDMGHPHFEEGVSCPHCIDERTEEQRARYRERQRQEALARKRGTHHVGATFTPEDD, from the coding sequence ATGAGTGCACCTGACCGCCTTACACCAATCACGGTAGCTGCACTCTATAAGTTCACGCCCTTCGCAGATCCCGCTGCCCTGCGCGAGCCGCTGCTTGCCGCATGCGAAGAGGTCGGGGTCAAGGGCACGCTCCTGCTTGCAAACGAAGGCATCAACGGCACCATTTCGGGAACCGACAACGCCATTGCCGCCGTGCTCGATCATATCCGCAGCCTCCCCGGTTGCGCCGATACCGAGGTCAAATTCTCGCACGCGCCCGAAATGCCGTTCCACCGCATGAAGGTGCGGCTGAAGCGCGAGATCGTGACCATGGGGCAGCCCGATATCGATCCGCGCCACAGCGTCGGGCGCTATGTCGATCCGCAGGACTGGAACGCGCTCATCTCCGATCCCGACACCGTGGTGATCGACACGCGCAATGATTACGAAGTCGCCGTCGGCACATTCGAAGGCGCGGTTGATCCGACCACCCAATCCTTCCGCGACTTTCCGAAGTGGTTTCGGGAACACCGCGAGGAATTGCTCACCGGCAAGAAACGCGTCGCCATGTTCTGCACCGGCGGCATACGCTGCGAGAAATCGACCAGCTTCCTGCGCGCCGAAGGGATAGAGGACGTGTTCCACCTGAAAGGCGGCATCCTCAAATATCTGGAGGAAGTGCCGCCCGAGGAAAGCAAGTGGCAGGGCGACTGCTTCGTCTTTGATGAGCGGGTGACGGTTCGCCACGGGCTGGAGCCGGGCGAATACGGCCTGTGTCGCGCCTGCCGCCGCCCGGTGTCCGCCGAAGACATGGGGCATCCCCATTTCGAGGAAGGCGTCAGCTGCCCGCATTGCATCGACGAGCGCACCGAGGAACAGCGCGCGCGCTACCGCGAACGCCAACGGCAGGAAGCGCTCGCCCGCAAACGCGGAACCCATCATGTCGGCGCGACGTTCACTCCAGAGGATGACTGA
- a CDS encoding glutathione S-transferase has protein sequence MTETAPSVPVLYSFRRCPYAMRARMALWIAGETVELREVKLAAKPPEMLEASPKGTVPVLDFRDGSVIDESLAIMRWALHRNDPEGWLAGDDEALIARNDGPFKRALDRYKYPTRYPDEAGGDEETFRLDHRTHGLAVLHDLDARLGSSAQLCGDSRALADIALFPFVRQFANTDREWFDAQGLPHVQEWLEGHLASDLFASVMPKFAPWKAGDEPVLFGP, from the coding sequence ATGACTGAAACCGCGCCCTCTGTTCCTGTCCTCTACTCCTTCCGTCGCTGCCCCTATGCGATGCGTGCGCGCATGGCGCTGTGGATCGCGGGGGAAACGGTGGAACTGCGCGAGGTGAAGCTCGCCGCCAAGCCGCCCGAAATGCTCGAAGCCAGCCCCAAGGGGACGGTTCCGGTGCTCGATTTCCGGGACGGTTCGGTGATCGACGAAAGCCTCGCCATCATGCGCTGGGCGCTGCACCGCAACGATCCCGAAGGCTGGCTGGCGGGCGATGATGAGGCGCTGATCGCGCGCAATGACGGGCCGTTCAAACGCGCGCTTGATCGCTACAAATACCCGACCCGTTATCCTGATGAGGCCGGCGGGGACGAGGAGACATTTCGCCTCGATCACCGCACCCACGGGCTGGCGGTGCTGCACGATCTCGATGCGCGGCTGGGCAGCAGCGCGCAGCTGTGCGGCGACAGCCGGGCGCTTGCCGATATCGCGCTGTTCCCCTTTGTCCGGCAATTCGCCAACACCGACCGCGAATGGTTCGACGCGCAGGGGCTGCCGCATGTGCAGGAATGGCTCGAAGGGCATCTCGCGTCAGACCTGTTCGCAAGCGTGATGCCGAAGTTTGCCCCGTGGAAAGCGGGTGACGAACCGGTGCTGTTCGGCCCCTAA
- a CDS encoding LysR family transcriptional regulator — protein sequence MKLGDPSLDQLRIFIAVVEEGSFGGAARRMGRAVSAISYGIAQLEAQLAVTLFEREGSRKPVLTEAGEGLLTEARAVADRVDGLLAKTRSLHAGLESNLGLVLDVMLPGEVTAKVLRNFRETFPTVALRLRVEGLGAVVECLLDEGAQLAIGGPIIGEDPALERQAVGEVDLIPVAVPDHPLAQGNIAPGESRRHLQLVLSDRSRRTEGREFSVLSPLTWRLGDLGAKRTLLKAGLGWGNMPREMVAGDLVSGALVELDLPERPGAHYQLSAIWRRDTRLGPATSWLIDAFRDAL from the coding sequence ATGAAGCTCGGCGATCCCAGTCTCGATCAATTGCGCATCTTCATCGCGGTGGTGGAGGAAGGCAGCTTTGGCGGCGCGGCGCGGCGGATGGGGCGCGCAGTCTCCGCGATCAGTTACGGCATCGCGCAGCTTGAGGCGCAGCTTGCCGTCACCCTGTTCGAACGCGAAGGTTCGCGCAAACCGGTGCTGACCGAGGCGGGCGAGGGGCTGCTCACCGAAGCGCGCGCTGTGGCAGACCGGGTTGACGGGCTGCTGGCCAAGACCCGGTCCTTGCACGCGGGGCTGGAAAGCAATCTCGGCCTGGTGCTCGACGTGATGCTGCCGGGCGAAGTCACGGCAAAGGTGCTGCGAAATTTCCGCGAAACCTTCCCCACCGTCGCGCTGCGGCTGCGGGTGGAGGGGCTGGGTGCGGTGGTGGAATGCCTGCTCGACGAAGGCGCGCAGCTTGCCATCGGCGGCCCGATCATCGGCGAAGACCCGGCGCTGGAGCGGCAGGCGGTAGGCGAGGTCGATCTGATCCCCGTCGCCGTGCCCGATCACCCTTTGGCGCAGGGCAATATCGCACCGGGCGAAAGCCGCCGCCACCTGCAACTGGTGCTGTCAGACCGTTCCCGCCGGACCGAGGGGCGCGAGTTTTCGGTGCTCAGCCCGCTGACATGGCGGCTGGGCGATCTGGGCGCAAAGCGCACGCTGTTGAAGGCGGGGCTGGGTTGGGGAAATATGCCGCGCGAAATGGTGGCGGGTGATCTGGTCTCTGGCGCTCTGGTGGAGCTGGACCTGCCCGAACGGCCCGGCGCGCATTACCAGCTCAGCGCGATCTGGCGCCGCGACACAAGGCTAGGCCCGGCGACAAGCTGGCTGATCGACGCGTTCCGCGACGCCCTTTAG
- a CDS encoding pirin family protein, which yields MIELRPFNTLGAANHGWLDAHHHFSFAGYHDPARVHWGALRVWNDDTIAPGTGFPTHPHNDMEIITYVRKGAITHRDSMGNEGRTEAGDVQVMSAGNGVRHSEYNLEGEDTTLFQIWIIPDERGGEPSWGAKQFPKGDRAGAFVPLASGIANDNQNGALPIRSKARVLGATIKAGESVTYTPSSADRHLYLVPATGKVRVDDVEANARDGVAITQLEQVTITALEDSEVVLVDAA from the coding sequence ATGATCGAACTGCGTCCATTCAACACGCTCGGCGCCGCCAATCACGGGTGGCTCGATGCGCATCACCACTTTTCCTTCGCCGGCTATCACGATCCCGCGCGGGTCCACTGGGGCGCCTTGCGCGTCTGGAACGACGACACGATTGCGCCGGGAACGGGCTTTCCCACTCACCCGCACAACGACATGGAAATCATCACCTATGTCCGCAAAGGCGCGATCACCCATCGCGATTCCATGGGCAACGAAGGCCGCACCGAAGCGGGCGACGTGCAGGTGATGAGCGCGGGCAATGGCGTGCGCCATTCGGAATACAATCTGGAAGGCGAGGACACCACGCTGTTCCAGATCTGGATCATCCCGGATGAACGCGGCGGCGAACCCAGCTGGGGCGCCAAGCAGTTCCCCAAGGGTGATCGCGCCGGGGCTTTCGTTCCGCTCGCCAGCGGGATTGCCAACGACAACCAGAACGGCGCCCTGCCGATCCGCAGCAAGGCCCGTGTTCTGGGTGCGACGATCAAGGCGGGTGAAAGCGTGACCTACACGCCGTCCTCGGCCGATCGCCACCTCTACCTTGTCCCCGCAACCGGCAAGGTACGCGTGGACGATGTCGAGGCAAACGCCCGCGACGGGGTCGCCATCACGCAGCTGGAGCAGGTGACGATCACCGCGCTCGAAGACAGCGAAGTCGTGCTGGTCGACGCCGCCTGA
- a CDS encoding FMN-dependent NADH-azoreductase encodes MSNILHITASIRGDESISNALGNRLVEGLAAKTGALVTRRDLSANDLPYVSAERFAANLAPAADRTPEQAELAAIADTLIGELQAADTIVIASPIYNFGVPATVKAWADLVARAGTTFKYTETGPVGLLEGKKAYLAIASGGTPVGSDIDFMSRWLIFFLGFLGISDVEVVAADGIMGADGREKIDRAHEKVAELVG; translated from the coding sequence ATGTCGAACATCCTCCACATCACCGCCAGCATCCGCGGCGACGAAAGCATCTCCAACGCGCTCGGCAATCGTCTGGTCGAAGGGCTCGCCGCCAAGACCGGGGCGCTCGTCACCCGCCGCGACCTGTCGGCCAATGATCTGCCCTACGTCAGCGCCGAACGGTTCGCCGCGAACCTTGCTCCTGCTGCCGATCGCACGCCCGAACAGGCGGAACTGGCCGCGATTGCCGATACTCTGATCGGCGAACTTCAGGCCGCCGACACCATCGTCATCGCCAGCCCGATCTACAATTTCGGCGTGCCTGCCACAGTAAAGGCATGGGCCGATCTGGTCGCCCGCGCCGGGACGACCTTCAAATACACCGAAACCGGCCCTGTCGGCCTGCTCGAAGGCAAGAAGGCCTATCTCGCGATCGCTTCGGGAGGAACGCCGGTGGGTAGCGATATCGATTTCATGAGCCGCTGGCTGATCTTCTTCCTCGGCTTCCTCGGCATCTCCGATGTCGAAGTGGTCGCCGCCGACGGGATCATGGGCGCGGATGGCAGGGAAAAGATTGACCGCGCCCATGAAAAGGTTGCCGAACTGGTCGGCTGA